Within Gemmatimonadota bacterium, the genomic segment GAGATGTAGTCGGGTTCGCCATATCGAATATAGATTTCTCCCCGGCGATCCCACGGCCACTTTCTGCCAAAATGGGTTCGCGCATGCCATACTCTGCGGTAGTGTTCGGCTCTGCGCAGTGCGCCTCCCGAGGTTTTAAAGGGATCTTTTTGCAACCAGAAGCGTGTGAGAAAACGCTCGCGTTGTGTTTTGTTGTCCGAGGCCGATGCGAGGCGGTAAGCGCGCGCTTCGGCTTTTGAGCCGATATAAGAGATGTCGTCATAGAGGGGCAGTTCTTCTTTGGGCAGGGTCTCGATATAGTGTTGAAATGCCGCCAGTGCGCCTTCGTGGTCGCGTCTTTTTATGAGGGCCTGGGCGAGCAATGGCAGTGCGCGGGGGTCTCGCATGCGCGATGTGATGTCTTCGAGGTCGCGGTATTCTTTGGCTTCGTATAGCGCGTAGGCAAATTGGTATGCGGTTTCGTGGTCTTCGGGGTTGAGATCGAGGTATTTTTTGTAGTAGTAAAGCGCGACCTGATGCGCACTGCCTTCTTCGCGATGTGCGCGGGCGAGCAGGAGATAGGAAGAAGATAGGTCGGGAAATCGCGCAATGGTTTGTGAGGCCGCTTTTCGCGCGCGGCTTCCGGTATCTTCAAGCGCGAGCAAGGTTTTGATGAGGTCGTCGTGGGCGTCGGCGTCTGTGGTGTCGATGGCGACCGCTTTTTCGTAGTGCGACAACGCGCGGTCGGGTTTGTTGCGCAGGTTTTGGTACACGCGACCCAGGCCCGTGTGGGCAATTGCGAGATTGGGGCGCAAGGCGAGTGCATTTTGAAAGGCTGCTTCGGCGCTGTCGGCTTCTTCAAGGCGCAAATAGAGCAGGCCCATGCGCGCGTAGTTCGCCGATGAATCAGACGCGGTAGCCAGGTCTGCTTTCAACCGGTTGATGACGTCGCGGAGGTCGCGGTTTTGCGCGAAGCCCGTGCTTGCAAAACTGATGAGGAGTAGATAAATGGTCGAGTAGAGGACTTTGTGCATGGATAATCCTTTGTAGTGTCGTGGCAGTTTTTATACGTCTGTTTGGATTTTCGGTTTCGCTTAAACGTTAAAAACTTTTGCTGAATTTCTCAATGACTTTTGCGACTTATGGGATCGCGCAGGTATAAATATATCTAATTTTCTTGACTTAGTTGAAGGGGCGTTTTATTTTCCGTCTAAAAGCGATGTGTGCGGATAGGCGCGCAGGCAGAGATGTCTATGCTCTCACTCGAATGAAAGGGCATTTATGACGTTGATGGAGATTTTGTCGGGCAAATCGGTCATTATCGGGCTTAAGGGGCAAAACAAGCGGGAAATTCTCGAAGAGCTTGTTAATGAACTCGAAGTGGGCGATAAAATTACTGACCGCGATAAGGTGCTCCAGGCGGTTTTAGAGCGCGAAGATATTATGAGTACGGGTATTGGGCACGGTATTGCCATTCCCCATGGGAAGTCGGAATATGCCACGACGCTGGGCGGCGTGCTGGGTATCAAGTCGGAAGGTATTAATTTTAATGCTTTAGATGGTAAAAAGACCTACATTTTTTTTCTTCTGGTCTCGCCTCTGGATGTCTCGGGACCTCATATTAAAGCTTTAGCGCGGATATCAAGAGTACTCAAAGGAGAGGATTTTAGACAGCGTTTGATTGGCATTAGAAATCGCGAGGAAGCTCTGGCGATTATTGAGGCAGAAGATAAGAAGAACTAATAAATGTCATAAGATTTGACCCGATGCCTGCTTTGCTGTGAAGCAGGTTTTTTTGTTTGAGCTTTTCTCATGTTCGGTCTTTCATTTACAAATCCAATGTTGTTGCACGGTTTGTGGGCGGCGTTATTGCCGCTTGTGATTCATTTGCTGAATCGGCGCCGTGCAGTAACAGTGTCGTTTTCGAATGTGGCGCTTTTGCAAAAACTCCAGCACGACCGCATGCGACGGCTAAAATTCAAGCATCTCGCGTTGCTCATTTTGCGAACCCTGCTCATTGTTTTCCTTGTGCTGGCTTTCGCGCGTCCGACTTTGAGTGGGGGCAGTGGGCAGGTAGGCGATGCGGGGACATCGGCGGTTATTTTGCTCGATCGTTCGTTGAGTATGCAATACCGCACAGCAGAAGGTACGTTGTTTGAGCGCGCGCTTCGCAAGGTGCAGGCTCTGTTGGCGCTGTTTGATGAGCGCGACGATGTGCGTCTGGCATTGATCGACAAAGGCGTCGAGGAGGTTGATGTGACTTCGCCAGAGCGGTTGCGGTTGTTTATGGATACGCTGCAACCCGGATTTGGCAGTACAGATTTTGAGGCGGGATTGCAATTGGCGCTGTCGCATTTGTCCGGGTCACAGATGTCCAATCGCGAGTTGTATTTTGTAACGGATCGCGCATATAATGGGTGGACGAATTTGCCCGATACACTGTCTAATTTGGACGATGTATCGGTGTGCATCATTTCCGAACGGCCTTCGCAAGTTGCCAATATCGGCATTGGGCAGATCAATACCTCTTCTCCAGAGGTCGGGCGTTCAACCACGCTGGCGATCGAATTGATCAATTACGGTGTGGCAAATCGAGGCGATGTGCCTGTGCAGATATTTTTGGATGGTCGGCGCATTGGCCAGGATATTGCCCATGTGCCTGCGGGTGGCCGTCGCAAATTGCATACGTCGTTTGTGCCCAAAACAGGGGGGGATGTTGCCCTGCGCGTGGAAATAGGGGCAGACGCCCTCGAGGCAGATAATAAGCGCGTGACGGTATTGCGCGTTCCAGAGCGCGTTCGCATTTTGCTGGTGGGTCAGGCGTCCCACGAGTCTTATTATCTCGCAGAGGCATTATCCGTTGTCTCAAGCGAGGTGGTGCAGGTTACACCCGAACGCGTATCAGATCAGGTGTTGGAAGGTGTTGATGTGGTTTTTTTGTGCAATATTGCGCGGCTTTCTACAGGTGCGATTGCCGCTTTGCAAAATCGGATATCGCACGGGGTGGGTCTGGCTATTTTTCTGGGGGATCAAATAGACGTCCGACATTATAATGAGCATGTGTTGCCCGCGCTTTTTCCGGCTAAATTACTCGGTACGCGGGGCGCGTTGTCGGGTGCTTATCAGGCTTTGCAGACGGTTTTGCCCGATCATCCCATGCTATCGGGTTTGGAACTCAAGGGGGCGTTTCAAAGCCCGCGTTTTTTTGTTTCTTATCGGGTTTTGCCCGAGGCAAATGCACGCTCTGTGTTGTCCTTCGCCTCGGGGGCACCCGCGCTTATCGAGTCACGTAAGGGCAATGGTCGCGTCGTGCTGTTTGCGTCTTCGGTGAGCGCGAATTTGGGATGGAATGACGCGCCGCTTTCCGGCTTTTTTGTTCCATTTGTGCATCGCCTGAGTGGATATCTGGCGGTTGGGGCGTTTGGCCGATCTGACTACCGCGTCGGTCAGGTTGTGTACAGAGATATCCGACGGGAAAATGCGTCTGAAGCTGTTTTGCAGGCGCCGGGTGCAGAACCCAGAACAATTTGGCCCCAACAACGCGGCTTGCAATCGGTGTGGCCGGTTGGCGCGGTGGATGTGCCAGGGGTGTGGGAGATTTTTGCGCGCGAGCGCGTCTCTGATCGCTTTGCCGTTCAGGTTGATGAGCGCGAACCCGATTTGACGCCGGTTCCGATGGCGCAACTCGAAGCCCTTTTTGGTAAAGATCGCTTGCGCGTTGTGGATGGCGAGGCCGATTTGAAGGCGGTTGTCCTTTCCCAGAGACACGGTCAGGAACTCTGGCGATGGGTGCTGTTGGTAGCTTTGATGGCGATGGGCGCAGAGATGCTCATTGCACAGTCTGCGCGCACGAGCCGCGGGACGTGACCTTGACTTTTGTAATTGGTGCGCGTATTTTTTTGAATTGCAATGGGTGGGCAGAGAGGCACCGCCTCTACTTCATTTGAATGATAAAGGATGTTTTGATGGCGAAAAATTTGATTATTGTCGAATCACCTGCTAAAGCACGCACAATTTCTCGATTTGTGGGCAAGGACTACAAAGTCGCTGCTTCTATGGGGCATGTGCGAGATCTTCCCGCACGCGAATTGGGCTTTGATGTGGAGAGTTTTGATCCCAAATACGTGGTGTCGCAAGACAAGCGCAGTGTGATTCAGGCGCTGAAAAAGGATATTGAAAAAGATACGACTGTCTATCTGGCGACGGATGAAGACCGAGAAGGAGAATCTATTTCGTGGCATCTGATTTCCGCGCTGGGACTTAAGAATCAGCCTATTAAGCGGATTGTGTTTCACGAGATTACCCGGTCTGCGATTTTGCACGCGCTTGAAAATCCGCGCGAACTGGATCAAAATTTGGTGGATGCACAACAGGCGCGTCGCATTTTGGATCGCGCTGTGGGATATCAGTTGTCGCCTTTGTTGTGGCGAAAGGTAAAGGGCGGATTGTCAGCCGGGCGCGTGCAGAGTGTGGCGGTGCGGATTATTGTTGATCGGGAGCGGGAGATTCGGACGTTTAAGCCAGAGGAATATTGGCGGATTAAATCCGATTTTAAGGATCCCAAATTTCAGGCTGAATTGACGCGGCACAATGGCAAAAAAGCGTCTGTGAAAAATGAAGCCGAGGCAAAAGCTATTGAAGCGAGTGCGCTGAAGGGAGAATTTGTCGTGGCAGAGGTGGGCGAGCGCGAGGGCGTGCGGCGGCCCGTGCCTCCGTTTACGACATCGACGCTGCAACAAGAGGCGTCTCGCAAGCTGGGTTTTTCCGTGGCGCAGACGATGCGGGTTGCACAACAACTTTACGAGGGCAATTTTGAGATTCCCGGATATACCGGCGGTCTGATTACGTATATGCGTACCGATTCGGTGAGTTTGGCCGAGCAGGCGGTGAATCAGGCGCGGGAGGTAATTGTGCGGGAATTTGGTCGGGATTACACTGTGGAAAAGCCCCGGCGATTTGCCAATAGGACTAGGGGGGCGCAAGAAGCGCACGAGGCGATACGTCCGGCGGATTTGTCGATTAAACCCAACGGCGTTAGAGGACATCTCGATCCCCGACAATTTCGGCTTTACGATTTGATCTGGAAGCGCACGTTGGCGACGCAGATGGCCGATGCGCGCATTGCATATACGACGATTCGCATTCGGGCTGGTGAAGCGGGTGAATTGATTTTTGAGGCAAGGGGACAGCGCGTTTTATTTCCCGGATTTTTGAGGGTTTATACCGAGGGGTCCGATAATCCAGATGCGGACGTCAGCAATAAGGATGTGATTTTGCCCAGGGTTGCAAAGGGACAGGTGCTCAATTTGGAGAAGTTGCATTTGGAGCAACTGTTTACCAAACCGCCCGCGCGTTATACCGAGGCTTCACTGGTGAAGAAGCTCGAGGGCGAGGGTATTGGGCGTCCTTCGACTTATTCGCCGACGATTTCGACGATTCAGAGCCGGGAGTATGTAGAGCGCACGCGAGATAAGAAGCTCAAGCCCACGGATATCGGCGAGGTGGTGAACGATTTTTTGATGGCGCATTTTCCCGATATTGTCGATTTGCGTTTTACATCGCATCTCGAGGACGATTTTGACGAGATTGCACAGGGGAAAAATTCGTGGAAGACGATGTTGGAAGATTTTTATCCGCCGTTTAATAAGCGGGTGGAAGACAAAAAGTCGGTTGATAAAATTGGGCGCAAGTTGGGCAAAGATCCCAATACGGGGCGCGAGGTGAGTGTGCGTTTTGGCAATTACGGTCCTTATGTTCAAATTGGTAACGCTGGGGAAAAAGAAAAGCCTTTGTTTGCCTCTTTACCCCCCAATCAGAGTATTTTTGATATTGAATTGGCCGATGCCCTCAAGTGTTTTGAATTGCCCCGCAAACTCGGGCAAAATGATGCGGGTGATGAGGTGCAGGTCAATACGGGTCGCTACGGTCCTTATGTGCGAATAGGTCGCAACTTTTTTTCTTTGCCAGAGGGGGAAGATCTGTTTGGGGTGACGCTGGATCGCGCGTTGGAGATCGCGGCGGCTGAGGAAGATCGCAAAGCCAAAAATGTGATTCGCGATTTTGACGATTTCCAGGTGCTCAATGGGCGGTATGGTCCCTATATTCGCAAAGATGGGAAGAATTACAAAATTCCCAGAGGGATGGATGCGGCGACATTAGACCGCGAGACGCTCGAGAAATTTATGCAGGGCGGGGCGGGCGGCAGGCAGTCGCAGAATGTGATTCACGATTTTGACGGGATTCAGGTTCTTGCCGGGCGGTATGGTCCTTATATCAAACACAATGGAAATAATTACCGCATTCCAAAGGGCGTGGAGGCGTCTTCTTTGACGCAGGCGGCTTGCGAGAAAATTATCGCGGAAAACCCGGCGACGAATAGGAGAAGGCCGAGAAGAAGAAGTAGGAAGTGAAAAGTGTGAAGAGGGGAGCGGTGTACAACTGGTCGTAGTCCAGATCAGTTCAGTGATAGCACCCGTCATTGCGGCATGATGTTGAGCCGCAATTCAGAAGGTTTTAAAAGACTGTGTGAAGCGGGGTGGTCTATGGAATGGGATGACATTGCGCGGCGCATCAAAGCGGGCGAGGATGGCAGGACGGAATTTAAACGCGACCTGAGAGAGTTCTCGGGAATCGGTCGGGCAATTTGCGCCTTTGCCAATGCGGAAGGTGGGTTGATTATCCTGGGTGTTGATGATCTGGGAACGATTGTCGGGGTGAGAGAGAATCCGGATGCGGTGCAGGAAAGGCTGACGAGTTTTCTGCATTCGGGATGTAGTGCGCCGGTTTCTGCGCGCTGTGGGCGTTACAATGATCTGAACGGATGGGTGCATTGGATTGAGGTGCCTCGCCAGCGGGGGTTTGAGCCGCTTAACTATCGAGGACGCGTCTGGATTCGGCGCGGACGCAGCAGTGTAGAACCATCGGCAACCGAACTCCAAGAGTTGTACAATATTTTCGGTTTTATTTTGACGGAAGAACAGGTCATTCCGTCCGCGAGAATAGAGGATATTGATCTCGATGCGTTTCGGGCTTTCCTGCGTGCGCAAGGGCTCGATACAGAGGAGGAACCGCAGCCCGCAATTGCTGACGATCTGTGCAATAGACGCATTTTGGCTGAGTTCGACAATGCCCTGTGTCCAACGCTTTACGGGCTGATGGCGTTTGGCAAAGAGCCGCAGGCACATCCGCAGACAACGAATTTTTTCGTCGAGTGCGTAGCCTATTTGGGCGAGGATCGGGCGTCGGATGTTATTCTCACCGGTGAGGGGAAGGGACGTCTTGAAGAGCAAATACGCCGGTCAGTCGGATGGGTTCGCGGTTTGGGATGGAAGGAGAGCTACCACGGTCTTGATCGGGTGGAGACGCCACTAATTCCCGAGAAGGCACTGCGCGAGGCAATCGTTAATGCCGTTGTTCACCGGGAGTACGCGATTACGGGTTCGAAGGTGCTGCTCGAAGTATTCCGCGACCGAATTGATGTGACCAGTCCAGGGACTTTTCCAAATCACATGAGTGTCGAGAATGTGCGCTCGGGCGGCAATCCCCGATCCCGCAATGAGTTGATGGCAAATGCTATGCTCGTCGCGCGCTTGATGGAACAGCGAGGCCGCGGGTGGCCCGTGATGCGGAGAGAGATGCGGGAATTTAACGGTACTGAGCCAGAAATCGTGCAAGACGAGGGCGGGAAGTTTGTGCGGGTGACGTTTCGAAAGGGGAGCATCTGAACTATGTTGAAGCGAGTTGTTCATCCCGGCGAGATTCTGCGAGACGAGTTGGCGGAATTTGGGGTGTCCCCAGTGACGTTTGCACGCCAGATTGACGTGCCGCCAGATCGCATTGGTCAGATTATCGCGGGTAAGTGTTCTGTAGATAGCGATACCGCTTTGCGATTTGGGCACTGGTTCGGTGTTGATCCTTTATTCTGGCTGAATCTCCAGATGCAGTTTGATCTCGTTGTTGCCGATCAGCAAGTGGGGGCGGCGGTGCGCTCTCTGCCCACTGCTCAGGAGATTATCTGATGGTGCGATTGCCATTTGAAATGGGTCTTTTTTAATGCCATGAAAACAGCCATTACCCAATTTCTCACCCATCTATCGCGGCAGCGGCGATTGTCCGATCATACGTGTGCGGCATATAACACGGATCTGGATCAGTTCGCCGCTTTTTTGCATGGGCGTGGGGTGGATCGCCCGCAGCAGATTGATCGGCATGCGGTGAGGGATTTTTTGGGCTTTTTGCACAATAGGGGATTTGGTCGGCGGTCTGTTGCCCGAAAGCTGGCGGCGGTGCGAACGTTTTTGAGTTATTTGTGTAATGTAGGGGATTTGGATCGGAATCCAGCACTTGATGTGCGCCCGCCCAGGCAGGATAAGATATTGCCCGTTTATCTGGATGTTGACGAGGTTGCCCGCGCGATGTCCCTGCCGTCGCCCAATACGGTGTTGGGATTGCGCGATCGGGCGATTTTGGAGTTGTTTTATAGCTCGGGAATTCGATTGCGCGAGCTTGCGGGGCTTAAAATTGAGGCTGTGGATCTGGCAGATAAACTGGTGCGGGTTGTGGGCAAGGGGAATAAAGAGCGATTGGTTCCTTTCGGGGAACCGGCCCGGGTTGCGCTGGTGGCTTATTTGATGCGGCGAGGAGAACTGGTTTCTGAGCAGACGACCGACCAACGGCATTTGTTTTTGGCGCGGTCCGGGCGTCCGCTGAGTCCCAGTGGTATTCAAGGTCGCGTTGTCCGGTATCTCAGCAAAGCGACCGGGCGGTCTTTGTCTCCCCATGCATTGCGCCACGCCTATGCAACCCATCTGCTGGATGCGGGTGCAGATCTCAATGCGGTGAAGGAGTTGCTCGGCCATGCGAGTCTTTCTACTACACAGGTTTATACGCATGTGAGTGTCGAGCGGTTAAAAAGAGCCTATCGACAAGCACATCCACGGGCGTGAAAAAATAATGTGGCATTATCACCAGCACTTTCGCCAAGCAACTGCTCGCGTCTCGCGTCTTATATCTTACCTTTTTTTCTTTTTTCTTTTTTTTGCCTGTGCGCGGCAGATGCCTCCGCCAGGAGGTCCGCTCGATAAAACGCCGCCGAGGGTGATCGATACAGTGCCCGCAGATGATTCTGTGCGAGTCGGGTTGGATACGCCGATTCGCATTCGCTTTTCTGAGGCGATGGATCGCAGGTCGG encodes:
- a CDS encoding tetratricopeptide repeat protein translates to MHKVLYSTIYLLLISFASTGFAQNRDLRDVINRLKADLATASDSSANYARMGLLYLRLEEADSAEAAFQNALALRPNLAIAHTGLGRVYQNLRNKPDRALSHYEKAVAIDTTDADAHDDLIKTLLALEDTGSRARKAASQTIARFPDLSSSYLLLARAHREEGSAHQVALYYYKKYLDLNPEDHETAYQFAYALYEAKEYRDLEDITSRMRDPRALPLLAQALIKRRDHEGALAAFQHYIETLPKEELPLYDDISYIGSKAEARAYRLASASDNKTQRERFLTRFWLQKDPFKTSGGALRRAEHYRRVWHARTHFGRKWPWDRRGEIYIRYGEPDYIS
- a CDS encoding PTS sugar transporter subunit IIA; protein product: MTLMEILSGKSVIIGLKGQNKREILEELVNELEVGDKITDRDKVLQAVLEREDIMSTGIGHGIAIPHGKSEYATTLGGVLGIKSEGINFNALDGKKTYIFFLLVSPLDVSGPHIKALARISRVLKGEDFRQRLIGIRNREEALAIIEAEDKKN
- a CDS encoding BatA and WFA domain-containing protein, with translation MFGLSFTNPMLLHGLWAALLPLVIHLLNRRRAVTVSFSNVALLQKLQHDRMRRLKFKHLALLILRTLLIVFLVLAFARPTLSGGSGQVGDAGTSAVILLDRSLSMQYRTAEGTLFERALRKVQALLALFDERDDVRLALIDKGVEEVDVTSPERLRLFMDTLQPGFGSTDFEAGLQLALSHLSGSQMSNRELYFVTDRAYNGWTNLPDTLSNLDDVSVCIISERPSQVANIGIGQINTSSPEVGRSTTLAIELINYGVANRGDVPVQIFLDGRRIGQDIAHVPAGGRRKLHTSFVPKTGGDVALRVEIGADALEADNKRVTVLRVPERVRILLVGQASHESYYLAEALSVVSSEVVQVTPERVSDQVLEGVDVVFLCNIARLSTGAIAALQNRISHGVGLAIFLGDQIDVRHYNEHVLPALFPAKLLGTRGALSGAYQALQTVLPDHPMLSGLELKGAFQSPRFFVSYRVLPEANARSVLSFASGAPALIESRKGNGRVVLFASSVSANLGWNDAPLSGFFVPFVHRLSGYLAVGAFGRSDYRVGQVVYRDIRRENASEAVLQAPGAEPRTIWPQQRGLQSVWPVGAVDVPGVWEIFARERVSDRFAVQVDEREPDLTPVPMAQLEALFGKDRLRVVDGEADLKAVVLSQRHGQELWRWVLLVALMAMGAEMLIAQSARTSRGT
- the topA gene encoding type I DNA topoisomerase, with the protein product MAKNLIIVESPAKARTISRFVGKDYKVAASMGHVRDLPARELGFDVESFDPKYVVSQDKRSVIQALKKDIEKDTTVYLATDEDREGESISWHLISALGLKNQPIKRIVFHEITRSAILHALENPRELDQNLVDAQQARRILDRAVGYQLSPLLWRKVKGGLSAGRVQSVAVRIIVDREREIRTFKPEEYWRIKSDFKDPKFQAELTRHNGKKASVKNEAEAKAIEASALKGEFVVAEVGEREGVRRPVPPFTTSTLQQEASRKLGFSVAQTMRVAQQLYEGNFEIPGYTGGLITYMRTDSVSLAEQAVNQAREVIVREFGRDYTVEKPRRFANRTRGAQEAHEAIRPADLSIKPNGVRGHLDPRQFRLYDLIWKRTLATQMADARIAYTTIRIRAGEAGELIFEARGQRVLFPGFLRVYTEGSDNPDADVSNKDVILPRVAKGQVLNLEKLHLEQLFTKPPARYTEASLVKKLEGEGIGRPSTYSPTISTIQSREYVERTRDKKLKPTDIGEVVNDFLMAHFPDIVDLRFTSHLEDDFDEIAQGKNSWKTMLEDFYPPFNKRVEDKKSVDKIGRKLGKDPNTGREVSVRFGNYGPYVQIGNAGEKEKPLFASLPPNQSIFDIELADALKCFELPRKLGQNDAGDEVQVNTGRYGPYVRIGRNFFSLPEGEDLFGVTLDRALEIAAAEEDRKAKNVIRDFDDFQVLNGRYGPYIRKDGKNYKIPRGMDAATLDRETLEKFMQGGAGGRQSQNVIHDFDGIQVLAGRYGPYIKHNGNNYRIPKGVEASSLTQAACEKIIAENPATNRRRPRRRSRK
- a CDS encoding putative DNA binding domain-containing protein, coding for MEWDDIARRIKAGEDGRTEFKRDLREFSGIGRAICAFANAEGGLIILGVDDLGTIVGVRENPDAVQERLTSFLHSGCSAPVSARCGRYNDLNGWVHWIEVPRQRGFEPLNYRGRVWIRRGRSSVEPSATELQELYNIFGFILTEEQVIPSARIEDIDLDAFRAFLRAQGLDTEEEPQPAIADDLCNRRILAEFDNALCPTLYGLMAFGKEPQAHPQTTNFFVECVAYLGEDRASDVILTGEGKGRLEEQIRRSVGWVRGLGWKESYHGLDRVETPLIPEKALREAIVNAVVHREYAITGSKVLLEVFRDRIDVTSPGTFPNHMSVENVRSGGNPRSRNELMANAMLVARLMEQRGRGWPVMRREMREFNGTEPEIVQDEGGKFVRVTFRKGSI
- a CDS encoding HigA family addiction module antitoxin, producing the protein MLKRVVHPGEILRDELAEFGVSPVTFARQIDVPPDRIGQIIAGKCSVDSDTALRFGHWFGVDPLFWLNLQMQFDLVVADQQVGAAVRSLPTAQEII
- a CDS encoding tyrosine recombinase XerC, which translates into the protein MKTAITQFLTHLSRQRRLSDHTCAAYNTDLDQFAAFLHGRGVDRPQQIDRHAVRDFLGFLHNRGFGRRSVARKLAAVRTFLSYLCNVGDLDRNPALDVRPPRQDKILPVYLDVDEVARAMSLPSPNTVLGLRDRAILELFYSSGIRLRELAGLKIEAVDLADKLVRVVGKGNKERLVPFGEPARVALVAYLMRRGELVSEQTTDQRHLFLARSGRPLSPSGIQGRVVRYLSKATGRSLSPHALRHAYATHLLDAGADLNAVKELLGHASLSTTQVYTHVSVERLKRAYRQAHPRA